Proteins from one Gimesia maris genomic window:
- a CDS encoding AAA family ATPase: MFDMCIPELVALSHTGLALTVIQIFSKGGMMAYLGWLLLGLILGVAISFPVLKAFRRKTSHQDSVVPLLKSHFHPSPIGAITITERTFPMRVRADLQIAIDQLFGEGITVRHFCGVRGEFSHHGVNLSDCLIENRHSATVTIPPEYEEVDVGVEQPVRVLKIGLWLLEKEAIRFAAFLTPAGHYGQVTGVKLQVGTPNTTQGTKIAQEYFSHLEKAIQQARSYRGKVLSLEQQEHSYSGESKGITVHQLREVTRDQVILPAATLELLERNVIQFVKQRERLSQFKQSTKKGILFYGPPGTGKTHTIHYLSRTLPGHTTLLISAEQVGMLDEYMTLARLLQPSIVVLEDVDLIARDRNHMESPCEEVLLNKLLNEMDGLKPEAEILFILTTNRPETLEAALASRPGRVDQAIEFPLPDTEGRRKLIHLYSEGVTVGAEVIDDVLRRTAGVSAAFIKELMRRAVQFHLEREGTGEISSADVTNALDEMLVSGGSLNLKLLGATGVTV, translated from the coding sequence ATGTTTGATATGTGTATACCTGAACTGGTCGCTCTCAGTCATACAGGACTGGCACTCACGGTGATTCAGATCTTCAGTAAAGGGGGAATGATGGCATATCTTGGCTGGTTACTACTCGGTTTGATTCTGGGGGTGGCGATTTCATTTCCTGTCTTGAAAGCATTCAGACGAAAAACATCTCATCAGGATTCTGTGGTTCCTCTGCTCAAATCACATTTTCATCCCTCACCGATCGGTGCGATCACGATTACTGAGCGTACCTTTCCCATGCGGGTGCGGGCAGATTTGCAGATCGCCATTGATCAGCTGTTTGGCGAGGGGATTACAGTCAGGCATTTTTGTGGCGTGCGTGGAGAATTCAGCCATCATGGGGTCAACCTCTCTGACTGTCTTATTGAAAACCGGCATTCAGCAACAGTGACAATTCCTCCTGAGTATGAAGAAGTCGATGTCGGAGTCGAACAACCGGTGCGTGTGCTTAAAATCGGGCTTTGGCTGCTGGAAAAAGAAGCGATTCGCTTTGCCGCTTTTCTGACACCAGCTGGTCATTATGGACAGGTAACTGGTGTTAAGCTTCAGGTAGGTACTCCGAATACAACCCAGGGGACCAAAATTGCGCAGGAGTATTTCAGCCATCTTGAGAAGGCCATTCAACAGGCCAGATCCTATCGGGGAAAAGTACTTTCCCTGGAACAACAGGAGCATTCCTATTCAGGCGAATCTAAGGGGATCACCGTGCATCAGTTGCGCGAAGTCACACGGGATCAGGTGATTCTGCCTGCAGCGACACTGGAACTTCTGGAACGGAATGTGATTCAGTTTGTCAAACAGCGAGAACGGCTCTCTCAATTCAAACAGTCGACGAAAAAAGGGATTCTGTTTTACGGTCCGCCTGGAACCGGGAAAACTCATACGATTCATTATCTGTCCAGGACACTCCCCGGGCATACCACACTATTGATCTCAGCCGAACAGGTCGGGATGCTGGATGAATACATGACACTGGCCCGACTGCTGCAGCCCAGTATTGTCGTGCTTGAAGATGTCGATCTGATTGCCCGCGACAGGAACCACATGGAGAGTCCCTGTGAAGAAGTTTTGCTCAACAAGCTGCTCAATGAAATGGATGGCTTAAAGCCGGAAGCGGAAATTCTATTCATTCTGACAACGAATCGGCCGGAAACCCTGGAAGCAGCGCTCGCCTCCCGTCCCGGTCGCGTCGACCAGGCGATTGAGTTTCCGCTCCCGGATACAGAAGGACGACGCAAACTGATCCATCTTTATTCAGAAGGTGTGACAGTGGGTGCTGAGGTGATCGACGATGTACTCAGGCGAACGGCAGGCGTTTCCGCGGCGTTCATTAAAGAACTAATGCGACGGGCAGTTCAATTTCATCTCGAACGCGAGGGGACGGGTGAGATTTCCAGCGCCGATGTGACGAATGCCCTGGATGAGATGCTGGTCAGCGGCGGTTCTTTGAATCTGAAACTATTAGGCGCAACCGGTGTCACAGTCTGA